A window from Bombus pascuorum chromosome 12, iyBomPasc1.1, whole genome shotgun sequence encodes these proteins:
- the LOC132913041 gene encoding uncharacterized protein LOC132913041 isoform X3, with protein sequence MNLMFRKNFGEKGFGGGGGGGGGGLEGRTTLGSVCGPTNLGYTGTRFGVVRGAGQSAVGTRAPIRRSKEFGYFPSMGDHEHQGFGYRTHLFLTPPTGGALGSPPEEPTERLGPPPRKNSGPHVIKWGGGGGGGGGSGQGSGAGAQARRKQNQTAQQKDSSEPSTPTASRQHAPIADKKRPGSPLSVLEVEDPKQCVLAHFMTPLEPLDPVVESPVSQPLVLQRDTAAELVAEIAPSASQSILLTNMEKNADFPFITYYLINKQNTDPVDFYNEVQCAALRKFDPRDLRYAASHTLDLFNEVATIARPPLEPPGVRPPIPSTGYIVSIFKVFEGDDGLKFEQNWLYWTGARMMYRYLPKSVGLRRITLHKSMSQGDKMYLLICECSQLQDNLSAAAILLPALRARLCGYTGLYRPSVCF encoded by the exons ATGAATCTTATGTTCCGCAAGAACTTCGGCGAGAAGGGATTCGGTGGtggtggaggaggaggaggaggaggccTGGAGGGTCGAACGACCCTCGGCTCCGTTTGCGGGCCGACGAATTTGGGGTACACGGGGACTCGATTCGGCGTGGTGCGCGGCGCCGGCCAATCGGCCGTCGGCACGCGCGCACCGATCCGACGCAGTAAAGAGTTCGGCTACTTTCCCTCGATGGGCGATCACGAGCACCAGGGCTTCGGGTACCGGACTCATCTGTTTCTAACGCCACCGACAGGCGGTGCCCTCGGTTCGCCCCCCGAGGAACCCACCGAGAGGTTAGGTCCACCGCCTAGGAAGAATTCCGGACCTCATGTGATCAAATGGGGTGGAGGAGGAGGCGGGGGCGGTGGATCGGGACAGGGATCCGGAGCCGGGGCACAGGCTAGAAGGAAACAGAATCAGACCGCGCAGCAAAAGGATTCCTCGGAACCCTCGACGCCAACCGCTTCTAGACAG CACGCACCAATCGCAGACAAAAAAAGGCCAGGAAGCCCTTTGTCGGTTCTCGAAGTCGAGGACCCGAAGCAATGTGTTCTAGCTCATTTCATGACACCTCTGGAGCCACTGGATCCTGTGGTCGAATCTCCAGTTTCTCAGCCCTTGGTCCTGCAACGGGATACCGCGGCCGAATTGGTCGCTGAAATCGCACCCTCAGCTTCCCAGAGTATTCTGCTTACGAATATGGAAAAAAATG CGGATTTTCCATTCATCACGTACTACTTGATAAATAAGCAGAATACGGATCCCGTAGACTTCTACAACGAGGTCCAATGCGCTGCATTGAGAAAGTTCGATCCTCGAGATCTTCGATATGCAGCCAGTCACACGTTGGATCTGTTTAACGAGGTAGCTACCATAGCGAGACCACCCCTGGAACCACCTGGTGTCAGACCGCCGATTCCGTCCACTGGCTACATTGTCTCGATTTTTAAGGTGTTCGAGGGCGACGACGGTCTCAAGTTTGAGCAGAACTGGCTCTACTGGACCG GTGCCCGTATGATGTACCGATATTTGCCGAAATCGGTGGGTCTAAGACGAATCACACTGCACAAGTCCATGTCGCAGGGTGACAAGATGTACCTCCTGATCTGCGAATGTTCACAACTGCAAGACAATCTCTCCGCGGCGGCGATATTATTGCCAGCGTTACGCGCCCGTTTATGCGGCTACACCGGCCTCTACAGACCCTCGGTGTGCTTCTGA
- the LOC132913041 gene encoding uncharacterized protein LOC132913041 isoform X1: MNLMFRKNFGEKGFGGGGGGGGGGLEGRTTLGSVCGPTNLGYTGTRFGVVRGAGQSAVGTRAPIRRSKEFGYFPSMGDHEHQGFGYRTHLFLTPPTGGALGSPPEEPTERLGPPPRKNSGPHVIKWGGGGGGGGGSGQGSGAGAQARRKQNQTAQQKDSSEPSTPTASRQVSFSGNRASGAYTPLVVSGNSPPRGEPISLATLDRDCFIIPLASLERFLPAGVPIYSDSFQHAPIADKKRPGSPLSVLEVEDPKQCVLAHFMTPLEPLDPVVESPVSQPLVLQRDTAAELVAEIAPSASQSILLTNMEKNADFPFITYYLINKQNTDPVDFYNEVQCAALRKFDPRDLRYAASHTLDLFNEVATIARPPLEPPGVRPPIPSTGYIVSIFKVFEGDDGLKFEQNWLYWTGARMMYRYLPKSVGLRRITLHKSMSQGDKMYLLICECSQLQDNLSAAAILLPALRARLCGYTGLYRPSVCF, encoded by the exons ATGAATCTTATGTTCCGCAAGAACTTCGGCGAGAAGGGATTCGGTGGtggtggaggaggaggaggaggaggccTGGAGGGTCGAACGACCCTCGGCTCCGTTTGCGGGCCGACGAATTTGGGGTACACGGGGACTCGATTCGGCGTGGTGCGCGGCGCCGGCCAATCGGCCGTCGGCACGCGCGCACCGATCCGACGCAGTAAAGAGTTCGGCTACTTTCCCTCGATGGGCGATCACGAGCACCAGGGCTTCGGGTACCGGACTCATCTGTTTCTAACGCCACCGACAGGCGGTGCCCTCGGTTCGCCCCCCGAGGAACCCACCGAGAGGTTAGGTCCACCGCCTAGGAAGAATTCCGGACCTCATGTGATCAAATGGGGTGGAGGAGGAGGCGGGGGCGGTGGATCGGGACAGGGATCCGGAGCCGGGGCACAGGCTAGAAGGAAACAGAATCAGACCGCGCAGCAAAAGGATTCCTCGGAACCCTCGACGCCAACCGCTTCTAGACAG GTTTCCTTTAGCGGTAACCGAGCTTCCGGCGCGTACACGCCCCTGGTGGTTTCCGGAAACAGTCCTCCGCGTGGCGAACCAATCTCCCTGGCCACCTTGGACCGCGACTGTTTCATCATTCCCCTCGCTTCTCTTGAACGTTTTTTACCAGCGGGAGTACCG ATTTATTCTGACTCGTTTCAGCACGCACCAATCGCAGACAAAAAAAGGCCAGGAAGCCCTTTGTCGGTTCTCGAAGTCGAGGACCCGAAGCAATGTGTTCTAGCTCATTTCATGACACCTCTGGAGCCACTGGATCCTGTGGTCGAATCTCCAGTTTCTCAGCCCTTGGTCCTGCAACGGGATACCGCGGCCGAATTGGTCGCTGAAATCGCACCCTCAGCTTCCCAGAGTATTCTGCTTACGAATATGGAAAAAAATG CGGATTTTCCATTCATCACGTACTACTTGATAAATAAGCAGAATACGGATCCCGTAGACTTCTACAACGAGGTCCAATGCGCTGCATTGAGAAAGTTCGATCCTCGAGATCTTCGATATGCAGCCAGTCACACGTTGGATCTGTTTAACGAGGTAGCTACCATAGCGAGACCACCCCTGGAACCACCTGGTGTCAGACCGCCGATTCCGTCCACTGGCTACATTGTCTCGATTTTTAAGGTGTTCGAGGGCGACGACGGTCTCAAGTTTGAGCAGAACTGGCTCTACTGGACCG GTGCCCGTATGATGTACCGATATTTGCCGAAATCGGTGGGTCTAAGACGAATCACACTGCACAAGTCCATGTCGCAGGGTGACAAGATGTACCTCCTGATCTGCGAATGTTCACAACTGCAAGACAATCTCTCCGCGGCGGCGATATTATTGCCAGCGTTACGCGCCCGTTTATGCGGCTACACCGGCCTCTACAGACCCTCGGTGTGCTTCTGA
- the LOC132913041 gene encoding uncharacterized protein LOC132913041 isoform X2, giving the protein MNLMFRKNFGEKGFGGGGGGGGGGLEGRTTLGSVCGPTNLGYTGTRFGVVRGAGQSAVGTRAPIRRSKEFGYFPSMGDHEHQGFGYRTHLFLTPPTGGALGSPPEEPTERLGPPPRKNSGPHVIKWGGGGGGGGGSGQGSGAGAQARRKQNQTAQQKDSSEPSTPTASRQVSFSGNRASGAYTPLVVSGNSPPRGEPISLATLDRDCFIIPLASLERFLPAGVPHAPIADKKRPGSPLSVLEVEDPKQCVLAHFMTPLEPLDPVVESPVSQPLVLQRDTAAELVAEIAPSASQSILLTNMEKNADFPFITYYLINKQNTDPVDFYNEVQCAALRKFDPRDLRYAASHTLDLFNEVATIARPPLEPPGVRPPIPSTGYIVSIFKVFEGDDGLKFEQNWLYWTGARMMYRYLPKSVGLRRITLHKSMSQGDKMYLLICECSQLQDNLSAAAILLPALRARLCGYTGLYRPSVCF; this is encoded by the exons ATGAATCTTATGTTCCGCAAGAACTTCGGCGAGAAGGGATTCGGTGGtggtggaggaggaggaggaggaggccTGGAGGGTCGAACGACCCTCGGCTCCGTTTGCGGGCCGACGAATTTGGGGTACACGGGGACTCGATTCGGCGTGGTGCGCGGCGCCGGCCAATCGGCCGTCGGCACGCGCGCACCGATCCGACGCAGTAAAGAGTTCGGCTACTTTCCCTCGATGGGCGATCACGAGCACCAGGGCTTCGGGTACCGGACTCATCTGTTTCTAACGCCACCGACAGGCGGTGCCCTCGGTTCGCCCCCCGAGGAACCCACCGAGAGGTTAGGTCCACCGCCTAGGAAGAATTCCGGACCTCATGTGATCAAATGGGGTGGAGGAGGAGGCGGGGGCGGTGGATCGGGACAGGGATCCGGAGCCGGGGCACAGGCTAGAAGGAAACAGAATCAGACCGCGCAGCAAAAGGATTCCTCGGAACCCTCGACGCCAACCGCTTCTAGACAG GTTTCCTTTAGCGGTAACCGAGCTTCCGGCGCGTACACGCCCCTGGTGGTTTCCGGAAACAGTCCTCCGCGTGGCGAACCAATCTCCCTGGCCACCTTGGACCGCGACTGTTTCATCATTCCCCTCGCTTCTCTTGAACGTTTTTTACCAGCGGGAGTACCG CACGCACCAATCGCAGACAAAAAAAGGCCAGGAAGCCCTTTGTCGGTTCTCGAAGTCGAGGACCCGAAGCAATGTGTTCTAGCTCATTTCATGACACCTCTGGAGCCACTGGATCCTGTGGTCGAATCTCCAGTTTCTCAGCCCTTGGTCCTGCAACGGGATACCGCGGCCGAATTGGTCGCTGAAATCGCACCCTCAGCTTCCCAGAGTATTCTGCTTACGAATATGGAAAAAAATG CGGATTTTCCATTCATCACGTACTACTTGATAAATAAGCAGAATACGGATCCCGTAGACTTCTACAACGAGGTCCAATGCGCTGCATTGAGAAAGTTCGATCCTCGAGATCTTCGATATGCAGCCAGTCACACGTTGGATCTGTTTAACGAGGTAGCTACCATAGCGAGACCACCCCTGGAACCACCTGGTGTCAGACCGCCGATTCCGTCCACTGGCTACATTGTCTCGATTTTTAAGGTGTTCGAGGGCGACGACGGTCTCAAGTTTGAGCAGAACTGGCTCTACTGGACCG GTGCCCGTATGATGTACCGATATTTGCCGAAATCGGTGGGTCTAAGACGAATCACACTGCACAAGTCCATGTCGCAGGGTGACAAGATGTACCTCCTGATCTGCGAATGTTCACAACTGCAAGACAATCTCTCCGCGGCGGCGATATTATTGCCAGCGTTACGCGCCCGTTTATGCGGCTACACCGGCCTCTACAGACCCTCGGTGTGCTTCTGA
- the LOC132913041 gene encoding uncharacterized protein LOC132913041 isoform X5 has protein sequence MGDHEHQGFGYRTHLFLTPPTGGALGSPPEEPTERLGPPPRKNSGPHVIKWGGGGGGGGGSGQGSGAGAQARRKQNQTAQQKDSSEPSTPTASRQVSFSGNRASGAYTPLVVSGNSPPRGEPISLATLDRDCFIIPLASLERFLPAGVPIYSDSFQHAPIADKKRPGSPLSVLEVEDPKQCVLAHFMTPLEPLDPVVESPVSQPLVLQRDTAAELVAEIAPSASQSILLTNMEKNADFPFITYYLINKQNTDPVDFYNEVQCAALRKFDPRDLRYAASHTLDLFNEVATIARPPLEPPGVRPPIPSTGYIVSIFKVFEGDDGLKFEQNWLYWTGARMMYRYLPKSVGLRRITLHKSMSQGDKMYLLICECSQLQDNLSAAAILLPALRARLCGYTGLYRPSVCF, from the exons ATGGGCGATCACGAGCACCAGGGCTTCGGGTACCGGACTCATCTGTTTCTAACGCCACCGACAGGCGGTGCCCTCGGTTCGCCCCCCGAGGAACCCACCGAGAGGTTAGGTCCACCGCCTAGGAAGAATTCCGGACCTCATGTGATCAAATGGGGTGGAGGAGGAGGCGGGGGCGGTGGATCGGGACAGGGATCCGGAGCCGGGGCACAGGCTAGAAGGAAACAGAATCAGACCGCGCAGCAAAAGGATTCCTCGGAACCCTCGACGCCAACCGCTTCTAGACAG GTTTCCTTTAGCGGTAACCGAGCTTCCGGCGCGTACACGCCCCTGGTGGTTTCCGGAAACAGTCCTCCGCGTGGCGAACCAATCTCCCTGGCCACCTTGGACCGCGACTGTTTCATCATTCCCCTCGCTTCTCTTGAACGTTTTTTACCAGCGGGAGTACCG ATTTATTCTGACTCGTTTCAGCACGCACCAATCGCAGACAAAAAAAGGCCAGGAAGCCCTTTGTCGGTTCTCGAAGTCGAGGACCCGAAGCAATGTGTTCTAGCTCATTTCATGACACCTCTGGAGCCACTGGATCCTGTGGTCGAATCTCCAGTTTCTCAGCCCTTGGTCCTGCAACGGGATACCGCGGCCGAATTGGTCGCTGAAATCGCACCCTCAGCTTCCCAGAGTATTCTGCTTACGAATATGGAAAAAAATG CGGATTTTCCATTCATCACGTACTACTTGATAAATAAGCAGAATACGGATCCCGTAGACTTCTACAACGAGGTCCAATGCGCTGCATTGAGAAAGTTCGATCCTCGAGATCTTCGATATGCAGCCAGTCACACGTTGGATCTGTTTAACGAGGTAGCTACCATAGCGAGACCACCCCTGGAACCACCTGGTGTCAGACCGCCGATTCCGTCCACTGGCTACATTGTCTCGATTTTTAAGGTGTTCGAGGGCGACGACGGTCTCAAGTTTGAGCAGAACTGGCTCTACTGGACCG GTGCCCGTATGATGTACCGATATTTGCCGAAATCGGTGGGTCTAAGACGAATCACACTGCACAAGTCCATGTCGCAGGGTGACAAGATGTACCTCCTGATCTGCGAATGTTCACAACTGCAAGACAATCTCTCCGCGGCGGCGATATTATTGCCAGCGTTACGCGCCCGTTTATGCGGCTACACCGGCCTCTACAGACCCTCGGTGTGCTTCTGA
- the LOC132913041 gene encoding uncharacterized protein LOC132913041 isoform X4, which produces MTSGQRNKSVVHPEQRYAYMPCPLYDTGGALGSPPEEPTERLGPPPRKNSGPHVIKWGGGGGGGGGSGQGSGAGAQARRKQNQTAQQKDSSEPSTPTASRQVSFSGNRASGAYTPLVVSGNSPPRGEPISLATLDRDCFIIPLASLERFLPAGVPIYSDSFQHAPIADKKRPGSPLSVLEVEDPKQCVLAHFMTPLEPLDPVVESPVSQPLVLQRDTAAELVAEIAPSASQSILLTNMEKNADFPFITYYLINKQNTDPVDFYNEVQCAALRKFDPRDLRYAASHTLDLFNEVATIARPPLEPPGVRPPIPSTGYIVSIFKVFEGDDGLKFEQNWLYWTGARMMYRYLPKSVGLRRITLHKSMSQGDKMYLLICECSQLQDNLSAAAILLPALRARLCGYTGLYRPSVCF; this is translated from the exons GCGGTGCCCTCGGTTCGCCCCCCGAGGAACCCACCGAGAGGTTAGGTCCACCGCCTAGGAAGAATTCCGGACCTCATGTGATCAAATGGGGTGGAGGAGGAGGCGGGGGCGGTGGATCGGGACAGGGATCCGGAGCCGGGGCACAGGCTAGAAGGAAACAGAATCAGACCGCGCAGCAAAAGGATTCCTCGGAACCCTCGACGCCAACCGCTTCTAGACAG GTTTCCTTTAGCGGTAACCGAGCTTCCGGCGCGTACACGCCCCTGGTGGTTTCCGGAAACAGTCCTCCGCGTGGCGAACCAATCTCCCTGGCCACCTTGGACCGCGACTGTTTCATCATTCCCCTCGCTTCTCTTGAACGTTTTTTACCAGCGGGAGTACCG ATTTATTCTGACTCGTTTCAGCACGCACCAATCGCAGACAAAAAAAGGCCAGGAAGCCCTTTGTCGGTTCTCGAAGTCGAGGACCCGAAGCAATGTGTTCTAGCTCATTTCATGACACCTCTGGAGCCACTGGATCCTGTGGTCGAATCTCCAGTTTCTCAGCCCTTGGTCCTGCAACGGGATACCGCGGCCGAATTGGTCGCTGAAATCGCACCCTCAGCTTCCCAGAGTATTCTGCTTACGAATATGGAAAAAAATG CGGATTTTCCATTCATCACGTACTACTTGATAAATAAGCAGAATACGGATCCCGTAGACTTCTACAACGAGGTCCAATGCGCTGCATTGAGAAAGTTCGATCCTCGAGATCTTCGATATGCAGCCAGTCACACGTTGGATCTGTTTAACGAGGTAGCTACCATAGCGAGACCACCCCTGGAACCACCTGGTGTCAGACCGCCGATTCCGTCCACTGGCTACATTGTCTCGATTTTTAAGGTGTTCGAGGGCGACGACGGTCTCAAGTTTGAGCAGAACTGGCTCTACTGGACCG GTGCCCGTATGATGTACCGATATTTGCCGAAATCGGTGGGTCTAAGACGAATCACACTGCACAAGTCCATGTCGCAGGGTGACAAGATGTACCTCCTGATCTGCGAATGTTCACAACTGCAAGACAATCTCTCCGCGGCGGCGATATTATTGCCAGCGTTACGCGCCCGTTTATGCGGCTACACCGGCCTCTACAGACCCTCGGTGTGCTTCTGA
- the LOC132913070 gene encoding cytochrome c oxidase assembly factor 5 — MISYIEEGETLKDKSKCATIRANLKMCLLETDCCKIQRRTPKDCLASRDPSVPEECYLLRQTFFDCKHSIIDGRRRFRGPKGV, encoded by the exons ATGATTAGTTATATAGAAGAAGGTGAAACTTTAAAAGACAAATCAAAGTGTGCTACCATACgtgcaaatttaaaaatgtgttTGTTGGAAACGGATTGTTGTAAAATA caaAGACGAACTCCCAAAGACTGTCTTGCAAGCAGAGATCCGTCTGTCCCTGAAGAATGTTACTTATTGCGACAAACATTCTTCGATTGCAAACATTCAATT aTTGATGGCAGACGAAGGTTCAGAGGACCTAAAGGcgtttaa
- the LOC132913060 gene encoding lysM and putative peptidoglycan-binding domain-containing protein 3, whose amino-acid sequence MVYQRGNQRDGSPHYVFLYSDDENSGDEENIPLQQRNKPTSLPRKVEVINVPLKSEDTLQALALRYRCTISELKRINKIHKENEIHARRFIKVPIQPFSLLTETLEQHQSGQADRSKVSISSSGEETENAVTKGPLLNVIKNPVVIELPKAEINTIILNSVCEPLSSFNSGNSLEISNSECDQLLTSAESDAKNSHLTETFRCSGDDCGLSWTHLLGFSLLLGFAGPIIYILYIAEFSSKTHSVTNH is encoded by the exons ATGGTTTATCAACGTGGAAATCAAAGGGATGGTTCCCCACATTATGTCTTTTTGTATTCGGATGATGAAAATAGTGGAGACGAAGAAAACATTCCTTTGCAACAACGTAACAAACCTACATCATTACCACGTAAAGTGGAAGTTATAAATGTTCCACTTAAATCAGAAGATACATTACAAGCATTGGCATTACGGTATAGATGCACG ATCTCTGAATTGAAGAGAATCAACAAGATTCACAAAGAGAATGAAATACATGCAAGACGGTTCATAAAAGTACCTATACAACCATTTTCTTTATTGACCGAGACTTTAGAACAACACCAGAGTGGCCAGGCAGATAGAAGCAAAGTAAGTATATCCAGTTCTGGTGAAGAGACAGAAAATGCAGTAACAAAAGGTCCATTATTAAATGTGATAAAAAATCCTGTTGTAATTGAATTGCCAAAGGCAGAAATTAATACAATCATATTAAATTCAGTTTGTGAACCTCTATCATCGTTCAATAGTGGTAACTCTTTAGAAATTAGCAATTCAGAATGTGACCAATTACTTACCTCGGCAGAGAGTGACGCAAAAAACTCTCATTTAACAGAAACATTTAGATGTTCTGGTGATGATTGTGGATTATCCTGGACACATCTTCTTGGTTTTTCTTTATTGTTAGGTTTTGCAGGAcctattatatacatactttatATAGCCGAATTTTCGTCCAAAACTCATTCAGTTACTAATCATTAG
- the LOC132913068 gene encoding small ribosomal subunit protein uS17: MADQTERAFQKQPTIFLNRKKGLGPKRRKPMRYSRNVGLGFKTPREALEGTYIDKKCPFTGNISIRGRILTGVVQKMKMQRTIVIRRDYLHYIRKYNRFEKRHRNMSVHLSPCFRDVEIGDVVTIGECRPLSKTVRFNVLKVSKGTGSKKSFKKF, encoded by the exons ATGGCTGATCAG ACTGAACGTGCGTTTCAGAAGCAACCCACGATCTTTCTTAACCGTAAGAAAGGTCTGGGCCCAAAAAGGAGGAAGCCAATGCGGTATAGCCGCAATGTAGGTCTTGGCTTCAAAACACCACGTGAA gcTCTGGAAGGAACTTACATTGACAAAAAATGTCCATTTACTGGTAACATTTCTATTAGAGGACGCATTCTCACTGGCGTAGTACAAAAGATGAAAATGCAAAGGACTATTGTCATACGTAGGGATTACCTTCATTATATCCGAAAATATAACCGCTTTGAAAAACGTCATCGTAACATGAGTGTTCATCTGAGCCCTTGTTTCAG AGATGTTGAAATCGGTGATGTAGTAACGATTGGAGAATGCAGACCTCTCAGTAAGACAGTCAGATTTAATGTTCTGAAGGTTTCTAAGGGAACAGGATCTAAgaaaagtttcaagaaattCTAA